From Cyanobacteria bacterium FACHB-DQ100:
CCACACCCACGAACATTTCGACGAACTCAGAACCAGAGATCGAGAAGAACGGAACACCTGCTTCACCTGCGATCGCTTTAGCCAGCAACGTCTTTCCGGTCCCGGGTGAGCCAACCAGCAGCGCACCTTTCGGAATTCGCGCTCCTACCGCCGTAAAGCGTTCTGGCTTCTTTAGGAAAGCGACGACTTCTTGAAGTTCTTCTTTCGCTTCTTCGATGCCTGCGACATCATCGAACATGACCCCCGTTTTGGCTTCCATTTGGAATCGAGCGCGAGACTTACCAAAGTTCATCGCCTGTCCAGGCCCACCCGGAGAATTGCTCGATCGACGTAGAATCAAGAGCAATCCAGCAATCAGCAACATAAACAGTAGTAGATTCGCAATCAGTCCTACAACGACGCTATTATCGGCGGTGGGCTGAGAATCGAAAGATACCTTATTCTTGCGGAGGCGATCGATTAGTTCTGGATTGCGCTCTAATAGCTGCACTTCGATCGGTGGCTCGTTCTTGTTCTGTCCCTGGAGACGGACTCGCGCAATGCTCTGAGCTTCATCAATTTCGACTCGCTCGACTTCACCTGCATCAATTTTTTTTAGCAATCCCGTATA
This genomic window contains:
- a CDS encoding AAA family ATPase; translation: MMKGSRNLAQSLPLTKAKSKVTKAALVGWLLIQTVLMSAPAMAQARQNLNYTGLLKKIDAGEVERVEIDEAQSIARVRLQGQNKNEPPIEVQLLERNPELIDRLRKNKVSFDSQPTADNSVVVGLIANLLLFMLLIAGLLLILRRSSNSPGGPGQAMNFGKSRARFQMEAKTGVMFDDVAGIEEAKEELQEVVAFLKKPERFTAVGARIPKGALLVGSPGTGKTLLAKAIAGEAGVPFFSISGSEFVEMFVGV